The genomic window TGCGTCTTTAGCCGCTTTGGCTACACGAAATTTCAAAACCTTTTTGGCTGGAATTTTGATTGTAGCGCCTGTGGCAGGGTTACGACCCATGCGTGCTTTGCGCTGCACCAAAACGAGCTTGCCAAGTCCTGGCAATGTGAATTGGTTTTTAGCTTCTTTGTAGGCCAATGCTGCGATTTCGTCGAGAGCTTGAACAGCGAGTTTCTTGCTGATTTCGAGCTTCTTGGCGAGTGTGTCAGCGATTGCGGATTTAGTAAGGGCTTTTCCCATTTTGTTTTTTCCTTTTGTGTGTTTAGTTGTAAAACGTCGGTAAGTATGTGAATTCATCCAATAAAATCAAGGCTTTCGTGCATTTTTCTTCATTTTCTTTTTACAGTCCAGAACGGAATAATTCATTTTAAAAATGATAGAAATTTTACCTCGCCACAAAAAATAAATCCTCTTATCATCAAAAAGTGACCTCTGCAATTCACTCCACGCACAAAGGATCGTTACTGGTTATTGACGATGATCCGGGTATTATCGAGTCACTTGCTCTCCATTGGAAACACAAGGAAATCCCTTATAATATTATCTTTTCTGAAACAGTCGAAGATGCCCTCCGTGTTCTGGCCACACAACAAGTCGATGTCGTTCTCACTGACCAACAGCTCCCCGATGCCACTGGATTATTCCTCATGACAGAGATCAACCGCAGGCATCCTCTGATTAAAGTCATCTTGATGACGGCGAGGCCTTCAGAAGAAACACGTTTAAAAGCATTAGCCCTCGGCGCTGTGGAATTCATTGCAAAACCCTTTGACCTTAATACACTGGACTCCCTCCTGCTGAATATCCGTTCTATTAAACACGTGGGATTTTCAGGGATCATCTACCAGCTTTCCTTGGCGGATATGGTTCAGTTAAAATGCTCAACGTTAGCACGGGTGAAAATCATCCTCAAAAATGGGCCCCATGAAGGAATCCTTTATTTTGACAAGGGCAGCTTCATTCACTCAAAACTCGGAGGACTAGAGGGGGAAGAAGCATTTTACCAGATGTTCAGCTGGCAGCGAGGGCAGTTTGAAGAACATCCCTACCTCGATAATCCTGTAAAGAATATCAAACGTAACTGGGAAGGCCTCCTCTTGGAAGCAGCCCAGAAAAAAGATGAAATCCTCATCTCCAGCGATCAGGATTTTGATTCGCTGCCCCCCCAAGACACCACTCCCGAGCCTCTCCAAGGTGATGACGCGTGGAATGAAACAAAAAATCCACCGGACGAGAACGCGGTGATAAACCTTTCCACGTTTCCGGACGTTAAAGGATCATTAATATCCTCCCGCTCAGGCACACTCTTAACGGCCAGCCTCGATGAGAATCCGAATCAGGCGGGGGCGCTGGCCTCTTTTCTGGTCCAACAAGGCGAGTGCTTGGCCCGTATCCTCCGCGAGGAGACCACACAAGAAGTATTTATCGAGACGGTCCTAGAAAAGAGGTTTATTTTCCCCCGAGGTCAAAATCTGGTAGCCATTCACTTAGCCCCTGAAACCGCTTCATGGCCTATGCGTGAAACATTCAAACAATCAATCAAAAGCTCTGACTCATGAGTGATTTTCAAGACACACTGGCAAAAATCGATGGGGTCCAAGTCGCTTGGACTTATGACACCCGTGGAAATATTAGATCAAAAACGATCAGTGATTATACCGATGATATCCTGCGTGAAATCAGTACTCTCTTGGCTTCTTTAGCCTTCATGCACAAAAAAAACAGTAGCACCATATCTAAACTCCACTATCGCTTCAAAAACCACCAGCTCTGGACTTTTTTCGACGGCGAGAATTATACCGCACTCATCGCAGAT from Verrucomicrobiota bacterium includes these protein-coding regions:
- a CDS encoding response regulator — its product is MTSAIHSTHKGSLLVIDDDPGIIESLALHWKHKEIPYNIIFSETVEDALRVLATQQVDVVLTDQQLPDATGLFLMTEINRRHPLIKVILMTARPSEETRLKALALGAVEFIAKPFDLNTLDSLLLNIRSIKHVGFSGIIYQLSLADMVQLKCSTLARVKIILKNGPHEGILYFDKGSFIHSKLGGLEGEEAFYQMFSWQRGQFEEHPYLDNPVKNIKRNWEGLLLEAAQKKDEILISSDQDFDSLPPQDTTPEPLQGDDAWNETKNPPDENAVINLSTFPDVKGSLISSRSGTLLTASLDENPNQAGALASFLVQQGECLARILREETTQEVFIETVLEKRFIFPRGQNLVAIHLAPETASWPMRETFKQSIKSSDS
- a CDS encoding HU family DNA-binding protein — its product is MGKALTKSAIADTLAKKLEISKKLAVQALDEIAALAYKEAKNQFTLPGLGKLVLVQRKARMGRNPATGATIKIPAKKVLKFRVAKAAKDAILK